A region from the Aquila chrysaetos chrysaetos chromosome 15, bAquChr1.4, whole genome shotgun sequence genome encodes:
- the R3HDM2 gene encoding R3H domain-containing protein 2 isoform X14 has translation MSNSNTAQESLEIMKESEKKMVEESVNKTKYVSRSPSKEEVEKDGGEEVSVRQESQRRTSSHGHARKRAKSNSKLKLVRSLAVCEESSSPFVDGLLESQDIIQLHVSCPSDKEEEKSTKDGAEKEEKDKNKEKAPRKMLSRDSSQEYTDSTGIDLHEFLVNTLKKNPRDRMMLLKLEQEILEFISDNNNQFKKFPQMTSYHRMLLHRVAAYFGMDHNVDQTGKAVIINKTSNTRIPEQRFSEHIKDEKNAEFPQRFILKRDDTSMDRDDNQTGQNGYLTDSRLSKEGFSSSSHKRRQIFRGNRDSLNRASGSRQSSTESEIKSLEPRPWSSTDSDGSIRNLRPPVTKASSFSGISILTRGDSIGSSKGSTASRTSRAGLVLGTPEACSQSPSSQPSRGLLPCTTQQPQPQPPQQPPPQPQGLPPAAQQQPAMISQADELSNPFGQISLSRQGSTEATDPSSAMFQSSLISQHPQQTGFIMATPGQPIPTSNYSASGHTAPTQQVLQPQGYIQPPQQIQVSYYPPGQYPNSSQQYRSLSHPVAYSSQRTQQLPQQSQQPGLQPMMSNQQQTYQGVMGVQQAQPPGLLNSQRNSMGGQMQSMMGVQQAQPPGLLSSQRSSMGSQMQGLMVQYTPLPSYQVPVANESQSVVQQPFQQPVLVPASQSVQGGLQTGGVPIYYSVIPTAQQNGTSPSVGFLQPPGSEQYQMPQSPSPCSPPQMQQQYSGVSPSGPGVVVMQLNVPNGPQAPQNPPVVQWSHCKYYSLDQRGQKPGDLYNPDTSAQASTQLNSPITSPTQSPTPSPVTNLNSVCTGLSPLPVLTQFPRPMGPAQGDGRYSLLGQPLQYNLSICPPPLLHSQPNYNAHQGQTGMKHGNRSKRQALKSASTDLGTSDVVLGRVLEVTDLPEGITRTEADKLFTQLAMAGAKIQWLKETQGRRGDGGGGDNNGTPENGRHSDLAALYTIVAVFPSPLAAQNASLRLNNSLSRFKLRVAKKNYDLRVLERASSQ, from the exons ATGTCAAACAGCAACACAGCACAGGAGTCTCTGGAAATAATGAAGgagtctgaaaaaaagatggttgAGGAATCtgtgaacaaaaccaaatatgtaTCCAGGTCACCAAgcaaggaggaggtggagaaggaTGGGGGGGAGGAGGTCAGCGTGCGCCAGGAATCTCAG aGGCGAACTTCGAGTCATGGACATGCCAGAAAAAGAGCCAAG tctAATTCAAAGCTTAAACTGGTCAGGAGTTTGGCTGTATGTGAAGAATCGTCTAGCCCCTTTGTAGATGGGCTGCTGGAGTCCCAG GACATCATTCAGTTGCACGTTAGCTGCCCCTCTgacaaggaagaggaaaagtcCACAAAAGATGGggctgagaaagaagaaaaagacaagaataaagaaaaggcaCCAAGGAAAATGCTGTCTCGAG aTTCCAGCCAGGAATATACAGACTCCACTGGAATAGATTTGCATGAATTTTTAgtaaatacactgaaaaaaaacccacg GGATAGAATGATGCTACTAAAGTTAGAACAGGAGATTCTGGAATTTATTAGTGATAACAA CAATCAGTTTAAGAAGTTCCCTCAGATGACCTCATACCATAGGATGCTGCTGCACCGGGTAGCTGCCTACTTCGGCATGGACCATAACGTTGACCAAACCGGGAAGGCGGTCATTATCAACAAGACCAGTAACACACGAAT CCCTGAGCAGAGGTTCTCTGAGCACATCAAAGATGAGAAGAATGCAGAGTTCCCGCAGAGGTTTATCCTAAAACGAGATGATACCAGCATGGACCGAGATGATAATCAG ACTGGCCAGAATGGATATCTCACCGACAGCAG ACTCTCCAAAGAAGGCTTTTCTTCTAGTTCTCACAAACGGAGGCAGATTTTTAG GGGCAACCGGGACAGTTTGAACCGGGCCTCAGGCAGCCgccagagcagcacagagagcGAGATAAAGTCACTGGAGCCTCGGCCATGGAGCAGCACAGATTCAGATGGCTCCATCCGCAACCTGCGACCACCTGTTACCAAAGCCAGCAGCTTCAGTGGCATCTCCATCCTGACACGGGGGGACAGCATCGGGAGTAGCAaaggcagcactgccagcagaaCGTCCCGGGCAG GTTTGGTACTAGGCACCCCTGAAGCATGCAGCCAATCCCCTTCCTCACAGCCCAGCCGTGGCCTCCTACCCTGCACAACCCAGCAGCCTCAACCACAGCCACCCCAACAGCCGCCACCACAGCCCCAAGGActtccacctgcagcccagcagcagccagctatGATATCCCAG GCCGACGAACTCAGCAACCCCTTTGGGCAGATCAGCCTCAGCCGACAGGGCTCTACGGAAGCAACGGATCCTTCCTCGGCTATGTTCCAGTCATCCCTCATCTCCCAGCATCCTCAGCAGACAGGATTCATCATGGCAacccctgggcagcccattcccACCTCCAACTATTCTGCTTCAGGGCACACGGCCCCCACACAgcaggtgctgcagccccagggctaCATTCAGCCTCCCCAGCAA ATTCAGGTTTCTTACTACCCTCCTGGGCAGTACCCGAACTCCAGCCAGCAATACCGATCTCTCAGTCACCCAGTGGCCTACAGCTCCCAGCGCACTCAGCAGCTCCCCCAGCAGTCCCAGCAGCCTG GTTTACAGCCAATGATGTCCAACCAGCAGCAAACATACCAAGGTGTAATGGGAGTGCAGCAGGCGCAGCCCCCTGGGCTCCTCAACAGCCAGAGGAACAGCATGGGGGGCCAGATGCAGAGTATGATGGGTGTGCAGCAGGCGCAGCCCCCTGGCCTTctcagcagccagaggagcagTATGGGGAGCCAGATGCAAGGCCTGATGGTCCAGTACACTCCACTGCCTTCGTACCAG GTTCCCGTGGCCAATGAGTCCCAGAGTGTGGTCCAGCAGCCCTTCCAGCAGCCAGTGCTTGTACCAGCCAGCCAGTCTGTTCAAGGGGGGCTTCAGACTGGAGGGGTACCCATCTACTACAGCGTCATCCCAACTGCCCAGCAGAACGGCACCAG CCCTTCGGTGGGGTTCCTTCAGCCACCCGGCTCTGAACAGTATCAGATGCCACAGTCTCCATCACCCTGCAGCCCGCCACAGATGCAGCAGCAGTATTCAG GGGTGTCTCCATCAGGCCCTGGCGTGGTTGTGATGCAGCTGAATGTACCCAATGGCCCCCAGGCCCCCCAGAATCCCCCTGTGGTGCAGTGGAGCCACTGTAAGTACTACAGCCTGGACCAGCGGGGGCAGAAGCCAGGAGACCTGTACAACCCAGACACCAGTGCTCAG GCCAGCACCCAGCTGAACAGCCCCATCACATCCCCCACCCAATCCCCGACGCCGTCTCCTGTCACCAACCTCAACAGTGTCTGCACGGGGCTGAGCCCCCTCCCTGTCCTCACACAGTTCCCCCGGCCCATGGGCCCGGCACAAG GCGATGGGCGCTACTCATTGCTGGGCCAGCCGCTGCAGTATAATCTGTCTATCTGTCCCCCACCACTGCTCCACAGCCAGCCCAACTACAATGCACACCAG gGGCAGACTGGAATGAAACATGGAAACCGGAGCAAGAGACAGGCCCTCAAGTCAGCATCCACTGACCTTGGGACAAGTGATGTAG TGCTGGGTCGAGTGCTGGAGGTGACAGACCTGCCAGAGGGCATCACACGGACAGAGGCTGACAAGCTCTTCACCCAGCTCGCCATGGCTGGTGCCAAAATCCAGTGGCTCAAAGAGACTCAGGGGCGCCGTGGAGATGGAGGTGGCGGGGACAACAATGGGACTCCAGAGAACGGCAGGCACAGTGACCTTGCTGCCTTATACACCATCGTGGCCGTGTTCCCCAGCCCGCTGGCTGCCCAGAATGCCTCCCTCCGCCTCAACAACTCCCTCAGCCGCTTCAAGCTGCGTGTGGCCAAAAAGAACTACGACTTGCGGGTGCTGGAGCGTGCCAGCTCACAGTAG
- the R3HDM2 gene encoding R3H domain-containing protein 2 isoform X9, with translation MSNSNTAQESLEIMKESEKKMVEESVNKTKYVSRSPSKEEVEKDGGEEVSVRQESQRRTSSHGHARKRAKSNSKLKLVRSLAVCEESSSPFVDGLLESQDIIQLHVSCPSDKEEEKSTKDGAEKEEKDKNKEKAPRKMLSRDSSQEYTDSTGIDLHEFLVNTLKKNPRDRMMLLKLEQEILEFISDNNNQFKKFPQMTSYHRMLLHRVAAYFGMDHNVDQTGKAVIINKTSNTRIPEQRFSEHIKDEKNAEFPQRFILKRDDTSMDRDDNQTGQNGYLTDSRLSKEGFSSSSHKRRQIFRGNRDSLNRASGSRQSSTESEIKSLEPRPWSSTDSDGSIRNLRPPVTKASSFSGISILTRGDSIGSSKGSTASRTSRAGLVLGTPEACSQSPSSQPSRGLLPCTTQQPQPQPPQQPPPQPQGLPPAAQQQPAMISQPVPALQPVQYSPSSCPQVLLPVSPPQQYNLADELSNPFGQISLSRQGSTEATDPSSAMFQSSLISQHPQQTGFIMATPGQPIPTSNYSASGHTAPTQQVLQPQGYIQPPQQIQVSYYPPGQYPNSSQQYRSLSHPVAYSSQRTQQLPQQSQQPGLQPMMSNQQQTYQGVMGVQQAQPPGLLNSQRNSMGGQMQSMMGVQQAQPPGLLSSQRSSMGSQMQGLMVQYTPLPSYQVPVANESQSVVQQPFQQPVLVPASQSVQGGLQTGGVPIYYSVIPTAQQNGTSPSVGFLQPPGSEQYQMPQSPSPCSPPQMQQQYSGVSPSGPGVVVMQLNVPNGPQAPQNPPVVQWSHCKYYSLDQRGQKPGDLYNPDTSAQASTQLNSPITSPTQSPTPSPVTNLNSVCTGLSPLPVLTQFPRPMGPAQGDGRYSLLGQPLQYNLSICPPPLLHSQPNYNAHQGQTGMKHGNRSKRQALKSASTDLGTSDVVLGRVLEVTDLPEGITRTEADKLFTQLAMAGAKIQWLKETQGRRGDGGGGDNNGTPENGRHSDLAALYTIVAVFPSPLAAQNASLRLNNSLSRFKLRVAKKNYDLRVLERASSQ, from the exons ATGTCAAACAGCAACACAGCACAGGAGTCTCTGGAAATAATGAAGgagtctgaaaaaaagatggttgAGGAATCtgtgaacaaaaccaaatatgtaTCCAGGTCACCAAgcaaggaggaggtggagaaggaTGGGGGGGAGGAGGTCAGCGTGCGCCAGGAATCTCAG aGGCGAACTTCGAGTCATGGACATGCCAGAAAAAGAGCCAAG tctAATTCAAAGCTTAAACTGGTCAGGAGTTTGGCTGTATGTGAAGAATCGTCTAGCCCCTTTGTAGATGGGCTGCTGGAGTCCCAG GACATCATTCAGTTGCACGTTAGCTGCCCCTCTgacaaggaagaggaaaagtcCACAAAAGATGGggctgagaaagaagaaaaagacaagaataaagaaaaggcaCCAAGGAAAATGCTGTCTCGAG aTTCCAGCCAGGAATATACAGACTCCACTGGAATAGATTTGCATGAATTTTTAgtaaatacactgaaaaaaaacccacg GGATAGAATGATGCTACTAAAGTTAGAACAGGAGATTCTGGAATTTATTAGTGATAACAA CAATCAGTTTAAGAAGTTCCCTCAGATGACCTCATACCATAGGATGCTGCTGCACCGGGTAGCTGCCTACTTCGGCATGGACCATAACGTTGACCAAACCGGGAAGGCGGTCATTATCAACAAGACCAGTAACACACGAAT CCCTGAGCAGAGGTTCTCTGAGCACATCAAAGATGAGAAGAATGCAGAGTTCCCGCAGAGGTTTATCCTAAAACGAGATGATACCAGCATGGACCGAGATGATAATCAG ACTGGCCAGAATGGATATCTCACCGACAGCAG ACTCTCCAAAGAAGGCTTTTCTTCTAGTTCTCACAAACGGAGGCAGATTTTTAG GGGCAACCGGGACAGTTTGAACCGGGCCTCAGGCAGCCgccagagcagcacagagagcGAGATAAAGTCACTGGAGCCTCGGCCATGGAGCAGCACAGATTCAGATGGCTCCATCCGCAACCTGCGACCACCTGTTACCAAAGCCAGCAGCTTCAGTGGCATCTCCATCCTGACACGGGGGGACAGCATCGGGAGTAGCAaaggcagcactgccagcagaaCGTCCCGGGCAG GTTTGGTACTAGGCACCCCTGAAGCATGCAGCCAATCCCCTTCCTCACAGCCCAGCCGTGGCCTCCTACCCTGCACAACCCAGCAGCCTCAACCACAGCCACCCCAACAGCCGCCACCACAGCCCCAAGGActtccacctgcagcccagcagcagccagctatGATATCCCAG CCGGTCCCAGCGCTGCAGCCTGTTCAGTATTCTCCAAGCTCCTGCCCCCAAGTCCTCTTGCCAGTCTCTCCACCCCAGCAGTACAACTTG GCCGACGAACTCAGCAACCCCTTTGGGCAGATCAGCCTCAGCCGACAGGGCTCTACGGAAGCAACGGATCCTTCCTCGGCTATGTTCCAGTCATCCCTCATCTCCCAGCATCCTCAGCAGACAGGATTCATCATGGCAacccctgggcagcccattcccACCTCCAACTATTCTGCTTCAGGGCACACGGCCCCCACACAgcaggtgctgcagccccagggctaCATTCAGCCTCCCCAGCAA ATTCAGGTTTCTTACTACCCTCCTGGGCAGTACCCGAACTCCAGCCAGCAATACCGATCTCTCAGTCACCCAGTGGCCTACAGCTCCCAGCGCACTCAGCAGCTCCCCCAGCAGTCCCAGCAGCCTG GTTTACAGCCAATGATGTCCAACCAGCAGCAAACATACCAAGGTGTAATGGGAGTGCAGCAGGCGCAGCCCCCTGGGCTCCTCAACAGCCAGAGGAACAGCATGGGGGGCCAGATGCAGAGTATGATGGGTGTGCAGCAGGCGCAGCCCCCTGGCCTTctcagcagccagaggagcagTATGGGGAGCCAGATGCAAGGCCTGATGGTCCAGTACACTCCACTGCCTTCGTACCAG GTTCCCGTGGCCAATGAGTCCCAGAGTGTGGTCCAGCAGCCCTTCCAGCAGCCAGTGCTTGTACCAGCCAGCCAGTCTGTTCAAGGGGGGCTTCAGACTGGAGGGGTACCCATCTACTACAGCGTCATCCCAACTGCCCAGCAGAACGGCACCAG CCCTTCGGTGGGGTTCCTTCAGCCACCCGGCTCTGAACAGTATCAGATGCCACAGTCTCCATCACCCTGCAGCCCGCCACAGATGCAGCAGCAGTATTCAG GGGTGTCTCCATCAGGCCCTGGCGTGGTTGTGATGCAGCTGAATGTACCCAATGGCCCCCAGGCCCCCCAGAATCCCCCTGTGGTGCAGTGGAGCCACTGTAAGTACTACAGCCTGGACCAGCGGGGGCAGAAGCCAGGAGACCTGTACAACCCAGACACCAGTGCTCAG GCCAGCACCCAGCTGAACAGCCCCATCACATCCCCCACCCAATCCCCGACGCCGTCTCCTGTCACCAACCTCAACAGTGTCTGCACGGGGCTGAGCCCCCTCCCTGTCCTCACACAGTTCCCCCGGCCCATGGGCCCGGCACAAG GCGATGGGCGCTACTCATTGCTGGGCCAGCCGCTGCAGTATAATCTGTCTATCTGTCCCCCACCACTGCTCCACAGCCAGCCCAACTACAATGCACACCAG gGGCAGACTGGAATGAAACATGGAAACCGGAGCAAGAGACAGGCCCTCAAGTCAGCATCCACTGACCTTGGGACAAGTGATGTAG TGCTGGGTCGAGTGCTGGAGGTGACAGACCTGCCAGAGGGCATCACACGGACAGAGGCTGACAAGCTCTTCACCCAGCTCGCCATGGCTGGTGCCAAAATCCAGTGGCTCAAAGAGACTCAGGGGCGCCGTGGAGATGGAGGTGGCGGGGACAACAATGGGACTCCAGAGAACGGCAGGCACAGTGACCTTGCTGCCTTATACACCATCGTGGCCGTGTTCCCCAGCCCGCTGGCTGCCCAGAATGCCTCCCTCCGCCTCAACAACTCCCTCAGCCGCTTCAAGCTGCGTGTGGCCAAAAAGAACTACGACTTGCGGGTGCTGGAGCGTGCCAGCTCACAGTAG
- the R3HDM2 gene encoding R3H domain-containing protein 2 isoform X4, with the protein MSNSNTAQESLEIMKESEKKMVEESVNKTKYVSRSPSKEEVEKDGGEEVSVRQESQRRTSSHGHARKRAKSNSKLKLVRSLAVCEESSSPFVDGLLESQDIIQLHVSCPSDKEEEKSTKDGAEKEEKDKNKEKAPRKMLSRDSSQEYTDSTGIDLHEFLVNTLKKNPRDRMMLLKLEQEILEFISDNNNQFKKFPQMTSYHRMLLHRVAAYFGMDHNVDQTGKAVIINKTSNTRIPEQRFSEHIKDEKNAEFPQRFILKRDDTSMDRDDNQDGRRSKSIEEREEEYQRVRERIFARETGQNGYLTDSRGNRDSLNRASGSRQSSTESEIKSLEPRPWSSTDSDGSIRNLRPPVTKASSFSGISILTRGDSIGSSKGSTASRTSRAGSNPAMPFSVQGLVLGTPEACSQSPSSQPSRGLLPCTTQQPQPQPPQQPPPQPQGLPPAAQQQPAMISQPVPALQPVQYSPSSCPQVLLPVSPPQQYNLADELSNPFGQISLSRQGSTEATDPSSAMFQSSLISQHPQQTGFIMATPGQPIPTSNYSASGHTAPTQQVLQPQGYIQPPQQIQVSYYPPGQYPNSSQQYRSLSHPVAYSSQRTQQLPQQSQQPGLQPMMSNQQQTYQGVMGVQQAQPPGLLNSQRNSMGGQMQSMMGVQQAQPPGLLSSQRSSMGSQMQGLMVQYTPLPSYQVPVANESQSVVQQPFQQPVLVPASQSVQGGLQTGGVPIYYSVIPTAQQNGTSPSVGFLQPPGSEQYQMPQSPSPCSPPQMQQQYSGVSPSGPGVVVMQLNVPNGPQAPQNPPVVQWSHCKYYSLDQRGQKPGDLYNPDTSAQASTQLNSPITSPTQSPTPSPVTNLNSVCTGLSPLPVLTQFPRPMGPAQGDGRYSLLGQPLQYNLSICPPPLLHSQPNYNAHQGQTGMKHGNRSKRQALKSASTDLGTSDVVLGRVLEVTDLPEGITRTEADKLFTQLAMAGAKIQWLKETQGRRGDGGGGDNNGTPENGRHSDLAALYTIVAVFPSPLAAQNASLRLNNSLSRFKLRVAKKNYDLRVLERASSQ; encoded by the exons ATGTCAAACAGCAACACAGCACAGGAGTCTCTGGAAATAATGAAGgagtctgaaaaaaagatggttgAGGAATCtgtgaacaaaaccaaatatgtaTCCAGGTCACCAAgcaaggaggaggtggagaaggaTGGGGGGGAGGAGGTCAGCGTGCGCCAGGAATCTCAG aGGCGAACTTCGAGTCATGGACATGCCAGAAAAAGAGCCAAG tctAATTCAAAGCTTAAACTGGTCAGGAGTTTGGCTGTATGTGAAGAATCGTCTAGCCCCTTTGTAGATGGGCTGCTGGAGTCCCAG GACATCATTCAGTTGCACGTTAGCTGCCCCTCTgacaaggaagaggaaaagtcCACAAAAGATGGggctgagaaagaagaaaaagacaagaataaagaaaaggcaCCAAGGAAAATGCTGTCTCGAG aTTCCAGCCAGGAATATACAGACTCCACTGGAATAGATTTGCATGAATTTTTAgtaaatacactgaaaaaaaacccacg GGATAGAATGATGCTACTAAAGTTAGAACAGGAGATTCTGGAATTTATTAGTGATAACAA CAATCAGTTTAAGAAGTTCCCTCAGATGACCTCATACCATAGGATGCTGCTGCACCGGGTAGCTGCCTACTTCGGCATGGACCATAACGTTGACCAAACCGGGAAGGCGGTCATTATCAACAAGACCAGTAACACACGAAT CCCTGAGCAGAGGTTCTCTGAGCACATCAAAGATGAGAAGAATGCAGAGTTCCCGCAGAGGTTTATCCTAAAACGAGATGATACCAGCATGGACCGAGATGATAATCAG GATGGGAGAAGGAGCAAATCTATAGAAGAGCGAGAGGAAGAGTATCAGCGGGTCAGGGAGCGGATATTTGCACGAGAG ACTGGCCAGAATGGATATCTCACCGACAGCAG GGGCAACCGGGACAGTTTGAACCGGGCCTCAGGCAGCCgccagagcagcacagagagcGAGATAAAGTCACTGGAGCCTCGGCCATGGAGCAGCACAGATTCAGATGGCTCCATCCGCAACCTGCGACCACCTGTTACCAAAGCCAGCAGCTTCAGTGGCATCTCCATCCTGACACGGGGGGACAGCATCGGGAGTAGCAaaggcagcactgccagcagaaCGTCCCGGGCAG gTTCCAACCCTGCCATGCCTTTCTCTGTTCAAGGTTTGGTACTAGGCACCCCTGAAGCATGCAGCCAATCCCCTTCCTCACAGCCCAGCCGTGGCCTCCTACCCTGCACAACCCAGCAGCCTCAACCACAGCCACCCCAACAGCCGCCACCACAGCCCCAAGGActtccacctgcagcccagcagcagccagctatGATATCCCAG CCGGTCCCAGCGCTGCAGCCTGTTCAGTATTCTCCAAGCTCCTGCCCCCAAGTCCTCTTGCCAGTCTCTCCACCCCAGCAGTACAACTTG GCCGACGAACTCAGCAACCCCTTTGGGCAGATCAGCCTCAGCCGACAGGGCTCTACGGAAGCAACGGATCCTTCCTCGGCTATGTTCCAGTCATCCCTCATCTCCCAGCATCCTCAGCAGACAGGATTCATCATGGCAacccctgggcagcccattcccACCTCCAACTATTCTGCTTCAGGGCACACGGCCCCCACACAgcaggtgctgcagccccagggctaCATTCAGCCTCCCCAGCAA ATTCAGGTTTCTTACTACCCTCCTGGGCAGTACCCGAACTCCAGCCAGCAATACCGATCTCTCAGTCACCCAGTGGCCTACAGCTCCCAGCGCACTCAGCAGCTCCCCCAGCAGTCCCAGCAGCCTG GTTTACAGCCAATGATGTCCAACCAGCAGCAAACATACCAAGGTGTAATGGGAGTGCAGCAGGCGCAGCCCCCTGGGCTCCTCAACAGCCAGAGGAACAGCATGGGGGGCCAGATGCAGAGTATGATGGGTGTGCAGCAGGCGCAGCCCCCTGGCCTTctcagcagccagaggagcagTATGGGGAGCCAGATGCAAGGCCTGATGGTCCAGTACACTCCACTGCCTTCGTACCAG GTTCCCGTGGCCAATGAGTCCCAGAGTGTGGTCCAGCAGCCCTTCCAGCAGCCAGTGCTTGTACCAGCCAGCCAGTCTGTTCAAGGGGGGCTTCAGACTGGAGGGGTACCCATCTACTACAGCGTCATCCCAACTGCCCAGCAGAACGGCACCAG CCCTTCGGTGGGGTTCCTTCAGCCACCCGGCTCTGAACAGTATCAGATGCCACAGTCTCCATCACCCTGCAGCCCGCCACAGATGCAGCAGCAGTATTCAG GGGTGTCTCCATCAGGCCCTGGCGTGGTTGTGATGCAGCTGAATGTACCCAATGGCCCCCAGGCCCCCCAGAATCCCCCTGTGGTGCAGTGGAGCCACTGTAAGTACTACAGCCTGGACCAGCGGGGGCAGAAGCCAGGAGACCTGTACAACCCAGACACCAGTGCTCAG GCCAGCACCCAGCTGAACAGCCCCATCACATCCCCCACCCAATCCCCGACGCCGTCTCCTGTCACCAACCTCAACAGTGTCTGCACGGGGCTGAGCCCCCTCCCTGTCCTCACACAGTTCCCCCGGCCCATGGGCCCGGCACAAG GCGATGGGCGCTACTCATTGCTGGGCCAGCCGCTGCAGTATAATCTGTCTATCTGTCCCCCACCACTGCTCCACAGCCAGCCCAACTACAATGCACACCAG gGGCAGACTGGAATGAAACATGGAAACCGGAGCAAGAGACAGGCCCTCAAGTCAGCATCCACTGACCTTGGGACAAGTGATGTAG TGCTGGGTCGAGTGCTGGAGGTGACAGACCTGCCAGAGGGCATCACACGGACAGAGGCTGACAAGCTCTTCACCCAGCTCGCCATGGCTGGTGCCAAAATCCAGTGGCTCAAAGAGACTCAGGGGCGCCGTGGAGATGGAGGTGGCGGGGACAACAATGGGACTCCAGAGAACGGCAGGCACAGTGACCTTGCTGCCTTATACACCATCGTGGCCGTGTTCCCCAGCCCGCTGGCTGCCCAGAATGCCTCCCTCCGCCTCAACAACTCCCTCAGCCGCTTCAAGCTGCGTGTGGCCAAAAAGAACTACGACTTGCGGGTGCTGGAGCGTGCCAGCTCACAGTAG